The following proteins come from a genomic window of Sorghum bicolor cultivar BTx623 chromosome 3, Sorghum_bicolor_NCBIv3, whole genome shotgun sequence:
- the LOC8062454 gene encoding uncharacterized protein LOC8062454, with the protein MEAMEGLIPFIYKAVKERRTRSYYSRCNSTGSSRGRFLGARVEDSSWDQQKQWDRSAGGKATTAAEREMVAHRRHRSLEELAGEVGASPEWRRRLGALPRGRSVRIFSCIRGM; encoded by the coding sequence ATGGAGGCCATGGAGGGGCTCATCCCGTTCATCTACAAGGCCGTCAAGGAGCGGCGGACCCGGAGCTACTACTCGCGGTGCAACTCCACCGGCTCGTCGCGCGGCAGGTTCCTCGGGGCCCGCGTGGAGGACAGCTCGTGGGACCAGCAGAAGCAGTGGGATCGGTCCGCCGGCGGCAaggcgacgacggcggcggagaGGGAGATGGTGGCGCACCGCCGGCACCGGTCCCTGGAGGAGCTGGCCGGGGAGGTGGGTGCCTCGCCCGAGTGGCGCCGCCGGCTGGGCGCGCTGCCGAGGGGCCGCAGCGTCAGGATCTTCTCCTGCATCCGCGGCATGTGA